AGCCGCGACCGTGCCAGTTTTGAGGTGCGCGACGTACATTATACCCATTATGGCCGTATGTGCCCTATCGAAACGCCGGAAGGGCCGAACATCGGTTTAATTGTTTCGTTGGCTAATTATGCGCGGGTTAATGAATATGGTTTTTTAGAGAGCCCTTATCGTAAAGTAATAAAAGGTATGGCTAGTAAAGAGGTAGAATATCTTTCGGCCATCGATGAAGAACGCTACTTTATTGCGCAAGCTTCCTCGCCTATCGATAGTAACGGTAAGTTTTTAGAAGAACAAATTGCCGTACGTAAATCGGGCGATTACAACACGCGTAAAGCCGAAGATGTTAAATATATGGACGTGTCGCCTAAGCAAATTATCAGCACGGCGGCCAGTTTAATCCCTTTCCTAGAACACGATGACGCTAACCGTGCCCTGATGGGCTGTAACATGCAGCGCCAAGCAGTGCCGTTACTGTTCCCGGAGGCCCCTATTGTGGGTACCGGTATGGAAAGTAAAGCCGCTTACGATAGCGGGGTGATGGTTAAAGCTAGGCGTGATGGTGTAGTAAATTATGTTTCTAGTCATAAAATTACTATTAAGCCGCATCAAGCTAAAGACGATAATGATATTGACAATTATTATTTGATTAAATTTCAACGCACGAACCAAGATACTTGTTTTAATCAAGTGCCTATTGTTAAGACAGGCGAAGAGGTAAAAGCCGGCGATATTATTGCCGATGGGCCGGCTACCCAAAATGGTGAATTGGCTTTGGGTCGTAACCTCTTGGTAGGGTTTGTGCCGTGGAAAGGTTACAACTTTGAAGACGCTGTGCTCATTAGCGAAAAAGTTGTTAAAGACGATTATTATACCAGTGTGCACATTAATGAGTTTCAGTTGGAAGTGCGCGAGACAAAGCTTGGGGTAGAAAAACTTACCAACGATATTCCTAACACCAGTGAAAAAGCCGTTGAGCAGCTTGATGAAGAGGGGATTATTAGAGTAGGGGCTTTTGTTAAGGCCAACACCATTTTGGTTGGTAAAGTTACCCCCAAAAGCGAAACGGAAACAACACCGGAATTTAAATTGCTTAATAGTATCTTTGGTGAAAAAGCTAAAGAAGTGCGTGATAGTAGTTTGCGTGTACCGCATGGCACCGAAGGGGTGGTGGTTGATGTCCAGCGGCTTAAACGCGCTAACGATGACGAACTTAACGCCGGCGTGGAAGAGGTAGTTAAAGTATTGGTAGCTACTAAACGCAAGTTAAGGGTTGGTGATAAAATGGCCGGCCGGCACGGCAATAAAGGGGTTGTGGCGCGTATTATTCCTGAAGAAGATATGCCTTACCTTGAAGACGGCACCCCGCTTGATGTTTGTTTAAACCCGCTGGGTGTGCCTAGCCGTATGAATATTGGTCAGGTTTTAGAAACGGAGCTTGGTTTGGTGGGAGCTAAAAAAGGTGTACACTTTTCGAGCCCGGTTTTTCAATCACCGAGCAACGATGAAATACAGGAAATGCTGGCCGAAGTTGGGGTAGATAGAAGCTGTAAAGCCACTCTTTATGATGGCCTTACCGGCGAAGCCTTTAAAAATAAAGTTTTTGTAGGTTATATGTATTATTTAAAGCTCCATCATTTGGTTGATGATAAAATGCACGCCCGTTCGACCGGTCCTTATAGTTTGGTTACCCAGCAGCCGTTAGGCGGTAAGGCCCAATTTGGCGGCCAAAGGCTTGGAGAAATGGAAGTGTGGGCTTTAGAGGCTTACGGGGCGGCTAATACCTTGCAGGAGTTACTCACAGTTAAATCGGACGATATGAATGGCCGTACTAAAATGTACGAAGCTATCGTTAAGGGCGACCCGGTTAATCCGGCCGGTATTCCAGAGGCCTTTAATGTTATGTTGCAGGAGCTGAGAGGGTTGGCGCTTGATTTATCGCTTAGCGATACAAAAGGAAGGCCGGTGCCGCTTACCGAGCGTGATGCCGAAATTTTTAGCAAAAAGCAAGAACCTTAATTGAGGTGGCAAAATGCATTGCATTTTGCCATTGCGAGAAATCATTTTACGATTTCGTGGTAATCCAGCCATTAAGAATAGATTGCTTCGGTCGTTTCACTCCCTCGCAATGGCAGAGGAAGAAAGAGGATTTAAATGAAAGATACACTAGAATTTGATAGTATAATGATAAAGATGGCTTCGCCCGACCAGATACGCGCATGGAGCTACGGCGAAGTTAAAAAGCCCGAAACCATTAACTACCGTAC
The window above is part of the Spirochaetaceae bacterium genome. Proteins encoded here:
- the rpoB gene encoding DNA-directed RNA polymerase subunit beta; the protein is MFVREKTKPRVAVGQQYEEVVEFPNLIEIQLASYERFLQLNAIQNGEELRRQGLQEVFKSTFPIESPNGDFLLEFHHYHIELDGIRPEAECKQKSLTYEAPLKARISLVFANSGEIRQKDIYMGDIPLMTERGTFIINGAERVVVSQIHRSPGVIFSFEKGVYSSRIIPYRGSWLEFEIDQKKDLIYVKIDRKKRILATLLLRAIGFDSREKIIDLFYKLEQVVIENNDNCREKLVGRVLGRAVFIKDEEGNDKKLLRAGDTLYSHEIDTLIHNAISEVNIIDLAAEGSLNSNIILNCFEREDGKGITGSAESDEPTKEDGLVAIFSVLTPGDPVSAESAEKELLNMFFTSRRYDLGDVGRYKLNKKLRLADAPDPRENPTLTREDIAATMAYLIRVYIGEETVDDIDHLGNRRIRSVGELLTNSMKNAFSRMDRIVRERMSLKEVESLKPQDIVSIKPIVSAIKEFFGSSQLSQFMDQCNPLSELTHKRRLNALGPGGLSRDRASFEVRDVHYTHYGRMCPIETPEGPNIGLIVSLANYARVNEYGFLESPYRKVIKGMASKEVEYLSAIDEERYFIAQASSPIDSNGKFLEEQIAVRKSGDYNTRKAEDVKYMDVSPKQIISTAASLIPFLEHDDANRALMGCNMQRQAVPLLFPEAPIVGTGMESKAAYDSGVMVKARRDGVVNYVSSHKITIKPHQAKDDNDIDNYYLIKFQRTNQDTCFNQVPIVKTGEEVKAGDIIADGPATQNGELALGRNLLVGFVPWKGYNFEDAVLISEKVVKDDYYTSVHINEFQLEVRETKLGVEKLTNDIPNTSEKAVEQLDEEGIIRVGAFVKANTILVGKVTPKSETETTPEFKLLNSIFGEKAKEVRDSSLRVPHGTEGVVVDVQRLKRANDDELNAGVEEVVKVLVATKRKLRVGDKMAGRHGNKGVVARIIPEEDMPYLEDGTPLDVCLNPLGVPSRMNIGQVLETELGLVGAKKGVHFSSPVFQSPSNDEIQEMLAEVGVDRSCKATLYDGLTGEAFKNKVFVGYMYYLKLHHLVDDKMHARSTGPYSLVTQQPLGGKAQFGGQRLGEMEVWALEAYGAANTLQELLTVKSDDMNGRTKMYEAIVKGDPVNPAGIPEAFNVMLQELRGLALDLSLSDTKGRPVPLTERDAEIFSKKQEP